One segment of Polaribacter huanghezhanensis DNA contains the following:
- a CDS encoding YdeI/OmpD-associated family protein, which yields MVEKPLLYFKHQTEWRLWLEENHTNYKGVFLIFYKVENKEASMRWEEAVKVALCFGWIDSTVKSLGNGKRKQAFGPRNEKSVWSALNKKYIKELLKDNLMHPSGLDKIKTGKQNGSWTALDAVEKGIIPEDLQQIFNVNFIAFKNYQNFAPSYRKSYLYWLHQAKREATREKRITEIILLCERNIKSRGEW from the coding sequence ATGGTAGAAAAACCTCTTTTATACTTTAAACATCAAACAGAATGGCGTTTATGGTTAGAAGAAAACCACACAAATTATAAAGGTGTTTTTTTGATCTTTTATAAAGTAGAAAACAAAGAAGCATCAATGCGTTGGGAAGAGGCCGTTAAAGTTGCCTTGTGTTTTGGCTGGATAGATTCTACCGTAAAAAGTTTAGGAAACGGAAAAAGAAAACAAGCATTTGGCCCACGGAATGAAAAAAGTGTTTGGAGTGCATTAAACAAAAAATACATTAAAGAATTATTAAAAGATAATTTGATGCATCCATCTGGTTTGGATAAAATTAAAACGGGTAAACAAAATGGTTCTTGGACTGCTTTAGATGCTGTAGAAAAAGGAATTATTCCAGAAGATTTACAACAAATATTTAATGTAAATTTTATCGCTTTTAAAAATTATCAAAACTTTGCTCCATCTTACAGAAAAAGTTATTTGTATTGGTTACATCAAGCTAAAAGAGAAGCCACAAGAGAAAAAAGAATAACAGAAATTATTTTACTTTGTGAAAGAAATATAAAATCTAGAGGAGAATGGTAA
- a CDS encoding RNA polymerase sigma factor produces the protein MQLEELVVQFKNKDVKAFETLYEMYHKSVQGVVFNIVRDKESAEEIAQDVFIKAWNNADSYAAKKGRFFTWIINIARNAAIDETRSKNFKNNSKNLDAQIFVDILETHDSLDSKTDAIGIRNFVNKLKDKCIKVIELLYFKGFTQKEVSESLEIPLGTIKTRNRNCINELRLMLK, from the coding sequence ATGCAATTAGAAGAACTTGTAGTTCAATTTAAAAATAAAGATGTAAAAGCTTTTGAAACTTTATATGAAATGTATCATAAAAGTGTACAAGGTGTTGTCTTTAATATTGTTAGAGATAAAGAATCTGCAGAAGAAATTGCGCAAGATGTTTTTATCAAAGCATGGAATAATGCAGATTCTTATGCTGCAAAAAAAGGGCGTTTTTTTACTTGGATTATCAATATTGCAAGAAATGCAGCCATAGATGAAACGCGTTCTAAAAATTTTAAGAACAATTCTAAAAACCTTGATGCCCAAATTTTCGTAGATATATTAGAGACACACGATAGCTTAGATTCAAAAACAGATGCTATCGGAATTAGAAACTTTGTAAACAAATTAAAAGATAAATGTATTAAGGTAATTGAACTTTTATACTTTAAAGGTTTTACTCAAAAAGAAGTTTCTGAAAGTTTAGAGATTCCGTTAGGAACTATAAAAACAAGAAATAGAAATTGTATCAATGAGCTAAGACTCATGCTAAAATAA
- a CDS encoding anti-sigma factor encodes MTKNEHIESGILELYIAGALSEKENEQVYRLLQEHPEILEEIKEIEKTISTLTSSVAPKESENSFKNILIKMIQDKENTSKVVSISKPRNNWAKYSGWAAAIIVGSTLTYSVYNTSNLNNKLEAINTEKQQFELQLEKASTDLAQNKKLLGVIRDKNIISIPLQGQKVFPEAYAKVYWDQKTQNIYLDAQGLPDPPKGKVYQVWSLKLNPLSPTSLGTIDNFTADANKIFSIENPNQSQAFGITLEPEGGSKSPTLDQLYTLGAVSP; translated from the coding sequence ATGACAAAAAACGAACACATAGAATCTGGAATTTTAGAGCTATATATTGCTGGCGCGCTTTCTGAAAAAGAAAACGAACAAGTATATCGTTTGTTACAAGAACATCCAGAAATATTAGAAGAAATTAAAGAAATAGAAAAAACCATTTCTACCTTAACTTCTAGTGTTGCGCCAAAAGAAAGTGAAAATTCTTTCAAAAATATTTTAATAAAAATGATTCAGGATAAAGAAAATACTTCTAAAGTAGTTTCTATATCAAAACCAAGAAATAACTGGGCAAAATATTCTGGTTGGGCAGCAGCAATTATTGTTGGTTCTACACTTACATATTCTGTTTACAATACTTCAAATTTAAACAACAAATTAGAAGCAATAAATACAGAAAAACAGCAGTTTGAATTACAATTAGAAAAAGCATCAACAGATTTAGCCCAAAACAAAAAATTACTAGGAGTTATTAGAGATAAAAATATTATTTCAATTCCTCTACAAGGACAAAAAGTTTTTCCAGAAGCGTATGCAAAAGTATATTGGGATCAAAAAACGCAAAATATTTATTTAGATGCGCAGGGTTTACCAGATCCGCCTAAAGGAAAAGTATACCAAGTCTGGTCTTTAAAACTAAATCCATTATCACCAACAAGTTTAGGAACCATTGATAATTTTACTGCGGATGCAAACAAGATTTTCTCAATAGAAAACCCAAATCAATCTCAAGCTTTCGGAATTACTTTAGAACCTGAAGGAGGAAGCAAATCTCCAACACTAGATCAATTGTATACTTTAGGAGCAGTAAGTCCTTAA
- a CDS encoding TonB-dependent receptor, with translation MKTKTLLTVLTILFSLQSFAQLFSGRIINASKEPLENVYVYNTTSNSHTHTKVNGGFILENSTVGDVIEIGLLGYKKQQFSLKESELKNKVTLILEDKVFLLDELILTKKIDPIQTVVKIDLAKNPVNSSQEILQKVPGLFIGQHAGGGKAEQIFLRGFDIDHGTDLSLSVDGMPVNMVSHAHGQGYSDLHFLIPETIQKINFGKGPYYANHGDFNTAGYVDFKTKTAIQKSQINIGIGQFNTFRTLGMFNLLGNKSNESAYVALEYLATDGFVESPQNFSRINLFTKYNTYLKDNSKFTLTASHFTSKWDASGQIPQREVDHKNITRFGAIDDTEGGETSRTNLNFQYSKTLESDVEVQTNVFYTKYAFKLFSNFTFFLNDPINGDQIKQQEDRDIFGFNTQFKKNTRISDIDVTVTTGTGLRNDNVKNVELSHTLDRKTTLNTIQLGDLNQTNYYAFLNAEFEFGNFTIAPALRLDYLTFQYNDALQPTYNTASTSKAIVNPKLNFTYTPNKNIQWFLKSGIGFHSNDARVVVKQTNKTLPRAYGLDVGNSWKPVSKFLLNTTFWYLLSEEEFVYVGDAGIVEPSGKSERYGLDLGIRYQFTNWVYFNTDATFTKARSLEAAAGQDYIPLAPKVTLTGGLSVNNYNNFSGSINYKYIGDRAANEDNSIVAKGYFVADANLNYKINKITLGVSLQNLFNVDWNETQFATASRLKNEANPVEEIHFTPGTPFSAKLSVTYTF, from the coding sequence TTGAAAACAAAAACGTTATTAACTGTATTAACAATACTCTTTAGTTTGCAAAGTTTTGCACAATTATTTTCTGGACGTATCATAAATGCAAGTAAAGAGCCTTTAGAAAATGTATATGTATATAATACAACATCAAACAGTCATACACATACAAAAGTAAACGGAGGTTTTATCCTCGAGAATTCTACCGTTGGCGATGTTATTGAAATAGGACTTTTAGGATATAAAAAGCAGCAATTTTCCTTGAAAGAATCTGAACTTAAAAACAAAGTAACGCTAATTTTAGAAGACAAAGTATTTTTGTTAGATGAATTGATTTTAACTAAAAAAATAGATCCCATTCAAACTGTTGTAAAAATAGATTTGGCAAAAAACCCTGTAAACTCTTCGCAAGAAATTTTACAAAAAGTACCAGGTTTATTTATTGGTCAACATGCTGGTGGAGGTAAAGCAGAACAAATATTTTTACGTGGTTTTGATATAGATCATGGAACAGATTTAAGTTTGTCTGTAGACGGAATGCCCGTAAATATGGTTTCGCATGCACACGGACAAGGGTATAGCGATTTGCATTTTTTGATTCCAGAAACCATTCAAAAAATAAATTTTGGTAAAGGACCTTATTATGCAAATCATGGAGATTTTAATACTGCAGGATATGTAGATTTTAAAACAAAAACAGCAATACAAAAAAGTCAAATTAATATTGGTATTGGTCAGTTTAATACTTTTAGAACCTTAGGAATGTTTAATTTATTAGGCAACAAAAGCAATGAAAGTGCCTACGTTGCCCTAGAATATTTAGCAACTGACGGTTTTGTAGAATCGCCTCAAAATTTTAGCAGAATTAATTTGTTTACCAAATACAATACATACTTAAAAGACAATAGTAAGTTTACATTAACCGCTTCTCATTTTACAAGTAAATGGGATGCTTCTGGGCAAATTCCACAAAGAGAAGTTGATCATAAAAACATCACTCGTTTTGGTGCAATTGATGATACTGAAGGGGGAGAAACGTCTAGAACAAATTTAAATTTTCAATACAGTAAAACCTTAGAAAGTGATGTGGAAGTACAAACCAATGTTTTTTATACAAAATATGCTTTTAAACTATTTTCAAACTTTACGTTCTTTTTAAATGATCCAATAAACGGAGATCAAATTAAACAACAAGAAGATAGAGATATTTTTGGATTTAACACACAGTTTAAAAAGAATACACGTATTTCTGATATTGATGTAACAGTAACTACAGGAACAGGCTTAAGAAATGATAATGTAAAAAATGTTGAATTATCGCATACATTAGATAGAAAAACTACGCTGAATACTATTCAGTTGGGTGATCTTAATCAAACCAATTATTATGCATTTTTAAACGCCGAATTTGAATTTGGAAACTTTACAATTGCACCAGCTTTGCGTTTAGATTATTTAACTTTTCAATACAACGATGCTTTGCAACCAACCTATAATACAGCATCTACATCTAAAGCAATTGTAAACCCGAAGTTAAACTTTACCTACACACCAAATAAAAATATACAATGGTTTTTAAAATCGGGAATTGGTTTTCATTCAAATGATGCGCGTGTAGTTGTAAAGCAAACCAATAAAACATTGCCAAGAGCTTATGGTTTAGATGTTGGAAATAGTTGGAAACCAGTATCAAAATTTCTTTTAAATACCACATTCTGGTACTTGTTATCTGAAGAAGAATTTGTGTATGTTGGTGATGCTGGAATCGTAGAACCATCAGGAAAATCTGAACGTTATGGTTTGGATTTAGGAATCCGTTATCAGTTTACAAATTGGGTGTATTTTAATACCGATGCAACATTTACAAAGGCAAGAAGTTTAGAAGCTGCTGCGGGTCAAGATTATATTCCGTTAGCGCCAAAAGTTACTTTAACTGGCGGATTATCGGTAAATAATTACAATAATTTTTCTGGATCAATCAACTATAAATATATAGGTGATAGAGCTGCAAACGAAGACAATTCTATTGTAGCAAAAGGATATTTTGTAGCTGATGCAAATTTAAATTATAAAATAAACAAGATAACATTGGGTGTTTCTTTACAAAACCTTTTTAATGTTGATTGGAACGAAACCCAGTTTGCAACAGCATCTAGATTAAAAAATGAAGCAAATCCTGTAGAAGAAATTCATTTTACACCAGGAACTCCATTTTCTGCAAAGCTATCAGTTACTTACACCTTTTAA